From the genome of Streptococcus oralis:
AGTATTAGTTATCAAACACTTTAAAACTGTTAAATGTCTTCTTTTTTGATCAATTCTGTGCGAATTTCTTGTGGCGCTAATAGTCCTGAATGAACTGGATATGGTCGCTCAAGTAAGTCAAGAATGGTTTGTTGGTGTTCAGATATGCGCACATTTTCTTGGCTCATATTGTAGTAACGAAGTACATATCCTTCTTCATTTTCAGCTACCTTAAAGGCTGTCGGGCAGACTTGTGGCAAGCTGAGCGCCGCATGGCTCAAGAGGCTACCAGTTGCAGCAACACTTCCTTCTTGTTTAGCAACTTGAAGACTAGTGAATGGTGTTTGGAAGGCTTTAGCACGACGGAAGGCTGAGAAGCGCTCCCCTGCTTGGTGGCATTCAAGTGTAAACTCGACTTCAAACTCACGCAAGCATTGAGCCTCTGGTGTTGGGAAGTAACCCCAGTCACCTAATTCACCTGAGGCACGAAGAATGGTCACGGCAATGGTATCGTCTCCAAGGATTTCGTACTCATGCAATCCTTTATTTGCCACCGTCACTCCTTTTTCATCATCATAAAGGCTGACAAAGGCTTGTTGGTGTTGTGGATTTTCAGGATTTTCCCAAGAAGCAGCTGGTTTGTTTGGTCGTGTCACCACCTCATAGATGCTTTCAGAGTCATTGCTTGGACGTGTGTTATGAGTCTTAACCAAGAGACGGATACGGTGGTCCTTGGCTGTGTTAGTAAAGCGAGTCTTGAAGCGGATTTGTGGATTATCAACAAAGACGGTCATCTCTGTTTCCAGAGGAAGAGTTGTCAATTCTTCTGAGCGCCCAGCTTCACGCGTCATAAACTCGATGATGCCTCTTTGTTCCGCATCCAGTTTTTCGTCTGCACTTACTGGAATTGTCAATTCATGCTTGAGCAAAATCTTGGCAAAACGTGCTGTATTTTCCAAGACTTCACAGCCTTTTAGCTCGGCGTAGATAGGCTCTGTTCCTTTTGGTTGGAAATAGATGTACTCATTTCCAATGTCACCACGGTCTTCAAAGCGAATAACATCTTCATAAGCTTCATGAGTTGTCTTGTCGTAGACCGTGATGTTTTCATCCACACTGACCGTTACAAATGGCGTATCAATCACTCCATTTTGGTAAATACCGTCACGGTGTTCTTGTTCTCCTTCAAGCAATTGGAAGGTTGTCCAAGAAAGTGATGCTAGATGAACAGGGACTGTCACGCGCACTTGTCGAGCGATACGAGCCTGACGGAACTTGTCTTTTGGCAAATCATACTCAAAATTAGCTCCCAAATCTTCGATTTTCGCTTCTACAGCATGTCCTTCCAAGTCTTCGACACGGTAGCTTGGCAAGGTCAAGGCTGCCATCTTCTTATAGCCTTCTGTTGGGTGCAATTCTTTGAAATCACAAGTCGCTACATCAATCACGGTGCTGACCGTATCAACCTTGTCGTGCAAGCCTGTGTTGATGACGGTAAAGAGACGGTCGCTTTGCGCTTCGTGGGTTGCAATTTTACCCTTCCACTCGTTGAGAAGGTTGGTCTTAACGAAATTTCCAACTTGGTTGACCTTGGCAAAACGTGTTTCCATCTCACGGTGAACCTCGTCCACACTACAGCCACAGATACTGTCATGGGGCGCATTTTGTAGAAGGACTTTCCAAGCATAGGTCAACTGGTCCTTATGATTGTGACCACCAGTGATGACAGTCAATGGCTCCACTACTTGTTCTAGGAGATTGCTATTTTCTTGGAAGGCTTGTTTGAGGTAAATGCGTGATGAAGAAGTGTTGGCAAGCGTGTACCAACCATCTGTTTCCTGACTGGTCAACTCACCTGTAACTGTTGATAACTGCTCTGGCAAAGCACTTTCTACTGCATGGACATAGTCATCAAAGGAACTATGAACAAAAGTCACATCTGGGAAGAGTTCATTTGCCACACGAATGGCTTCACTCAGATTGCGCTGTACAGGCTGGTGATCACATCCGTTCATCATCAACCATTGGTTTGTCGAAGCGTAGTCACGCACGTCTGACAATTTTTGTTTCCAGAAAGTTAGGGCCTCGTCCTTATCAACTGGAATTTCATTCCCGTTACTGTACCAGTTGGCAAAGAGGATACCGAGGACACGACTTCCGTCTGCACCCTGCCAGTACATTTCTGAAAACTGGGAAGTAAACTGCTCATCTTCGAGGACTTGGTTGTCAAACCCAATCGGCTTCACACCACGCCCAAAAGCTGCCACGTGAATGCCTGATTTTTGAAGGATTTGAGGAGCTTGTCCCATATTTCCAAAGGTATCTGGGAAGTAACCAATCTGGGTTGATTTGCCCCATTTTGCACATTCTGCTTGACCAATCAAGGTATTGCGAACATTGGCTTCACTAGAAATCAAGTAATCATCCTGCAAGATGTAAAAGGGACCAATTTTGAGTTTGCCTTGGTCGATGTAACCTTGGACTTTGTCGCGATTTTCAGGGCGAATTTCCAAATAGTCATCAAGGACAATGGTTTGGCCATCCAAGTGGAAACTCTTGAACTCAGGGTCATTTTCAAAAAGGTCAAAAAGATTATCAAATAATTCCACCAACTGCATACGGTGGCTTTCAAAAGGTAAGTACCACTCACGGTCCCAGTGACTATGTGAGATAATATGTACAACAACATTTTCCATGAAGTAAAACCTCATTCTAAATTTAAATTTTAACGTTTTAAATGTAAAGGTGTGATTCTGACACGAATCGGTGAAACTAAAGCGAGCTCCTTATACTCAATAAAAATCAAAGAGCAAACTAGGAAGCTAGCCGCAGTCTGCTCAAAGCACTGCTTTGAGGTTGTGGATAGAACTGATGAAGTCAGTAACCATACCTACGGCAAGGCGAAGCTGATATGGTTTGAAGAGATTTTCGAAGAGTATTAGCGAATATCCAGATAATCCAAGACTAATTCACAGAACATCATGTTGGCCCAAGAGAACCATTCACGTGAGTAGAGCGTTGGGTCATCCACGTGGAAGCTTTCATGCATAACACCTGTTCCACCATCGCAGGCAACCAGCTGATCCAGCAAGTATTTTTTCTCTGCCTTATCTCTTGTTGTCAAACCTTGGATAGAAAGGGCAATGGGCCAGATATAGCGATAGAAGGTATGAGAACTTCCGAGACCACTAGCATATTCACCTTGGTAGAAATATGGATTTTCAGGGCTCAGAATGGTACGGCGTGTGGCTTGATACACTTCGTCTTCAATGTCGCAATAGCCCAGATAAGGCGCAGCCAGCAGACTCGGTACATTTGGATCATCCATGATGCTAGCATTTCCTAGGCCATCCACTTCAAAGGCGTAAATCTTTTCACCCTTGCTGTTGGAGGTATAAGCGTAGTTTTCGATTCCTTCTTGAATCTCAGCTTGCAGACGTTTAGCGTCTGCCACGATGTTTTGGCTATCAGCTAGATCCAGTTCTGCAAAGATTTCTTGAACATAGCCCAAGACGACTACGGCAAACATATTGGACGGAATCAAATAGCTATACTGGCAGCAGTCATCACTCGGACGAAAGGCTGACCAGGTCATACCTGTCACTGCAAAGTCAGGTCCAAATCCATCATTTACCAAGGTATCTTCCTTGCGGTCTGTATCCCGAACAAAACGATAAGGAGAATTCTTGTGGTCTTGTTCCACCATCCACAGATGAAGAATTTCCTTGGTCGCTGCGACAAAAGTCTCATCAAATTGACTGGTCTCGCCAGTCTCTTTCCAAAGGAGATAAGCCAACTGCAAAGGATAGCAAAGCGAGTCCACCTCGTACTTGCGTTCCCAAATCCAACCATTAAGGTCGGTATGGTCAGTCTCGTGGTGGCCCTTCCAGTTTTCCTCAATGTTAAAGGAGTTGGCATACGGATCTTTGAGTACTAGGGTCATTTGACGCTTGACCAAACCTGCAATGGTCTGACGCAAGAGAGGATCTTTTTTTGCCACATGCAGGTAGGGTCTGAGTTGGGCTGTCGAATCCCGAAGCCACATGGCAGGAATATCCCCTGTCAGTACAAAGGTCGAGCCATCTTCGAGGATTTCAACTGTATTGTCCAAGGTGTCTGTATAGCAACGCTCGAAGACATCCACCCACTCCGGATGGTCCTTGACCCGCTCTGCTACTTCATCCAGCCATTCTCTAACAATTTCTTTCGAATAAATCATCGTGCAGTTTCCTCTTTCAAACAAGTTTCATGTTCAGTATATAGTTTTTGAGACAGAAAATACATACACAAATGATAGTCATTTTTCTACAAAATTGCTTACTTTCGAACCCCATATCTAAAGGTCTCATTTTTCTGATATAATGTAGAAAAACAGCTAAAGGAAATACCATGAAACCACTACTTGAAACCATCGATACCCGCTTTGGTACTGCTAGCAAGCATGCCTTCTCTCGGGGAAATACCCTGCCTTACACAGGCGTGCCTTTTGGGATGAATTATTTTGTGCCCCAGACCAGCGATCAGGAGGGAGCTTGGTTTTTCGATCCGCATCTGCCCATTTTTCAGGGGATTCGATTAACCCACCAGCCCAGCCCTTGGATTGGGGACTACTCTTGGCTCCTTCTGACACCTGTCACAGGTCAGCTTGGGGGAGACCGTCTCTTTCACCGCCAGTCTTCTTATGATATAGATAAAGCTTGCTTCCAGCCTCACTATTTGAAACTCTTTTCTCTGCGCTATCAGATTGAAACCCAGCTCACACCGACTTGCTATGGCGCTTCTATTCGTTTGGAACAAAAGCAAGGCAAAAACCTCTCCCTCTATCTTCACGTAGCAGATGAACTGACCGTAGAGCAAGTAGATAAGCGGACTCTTGTCCTAAGACAAGAAGGCAAAACTGAGACCAATAAAAATCCACTGATACTCTTCACCGCCCTACAAATAAATACGGATATTCTTGCTGTCAACCAAGAAAGCGGAAACTGGCGGATTGACTTCGCAAATAGCCATGCCGAGATTCAACTAGCGACTTCCTTTATTTCTCCTTCTCAAGCGCTGCTCAATCTACCTCAAACGGACTTCGATAGCTGTAAAGAAAATGCACAAGCGGACTGGGAAAATCTCCTCCATCGTTTTGATATTATGGAGACAGGAAAAGCTGACCGAACCTTCTTTGATCACTGCCTTTACAGACTCTTCCTCTTCCCACAGACTTTTTATGAGGTTAATGAATCAGGGCAAGCCATTCACATGGACCTGACTACTGGTACTGTCAAACCCGGCGTCCTCTTTAGCAACAATGGTTTCTGGGATACCTTCCGCACCACCTTCCCCCTCTTTGCCCTTATCATACCGGAGCACTATCACCACTTTTTAGAAGGTTTCCTCAATAGCTACCACGATACTGGATTCCTGCCAAAATGGCTGGCCCCAGATGAACGTGGCATGATGCCTGG
Proteins encoded in this window:
- a CDS encoding GH92 family glycosyl hydrolase gives rise to the protein MKPLLETIDTRFGTASKHAFSRGNTLPYTGVPFGMNYFVPQTSDQEGAWFFDPHLPIFQGIRLTHQPSPWIGDYSWLLLTPVTGQLGGDRLFHRQSSYDIDKACFQPHYLKLFSLRYQIETQLTPTCYGASIRLEQKQGKNLSLYLHVADELTVEQVDKRTLVLRQEGKTETNKNPLILFTALQINTDILAVNQESGNWRIDFANSHAEIQLATSFISPSQALLNLPQTDFDSCKENAQADWENLLHRFDIMETGKADRTFFDHCLYRLFLFPQTFYEVNESGQAIHMDLTTGTVKPGVLFSNNGFWDTFRTTFPLFALIIPEHYHHFLEGFLNSYHDTGFLPKWLAPDERGMMPGTLLDGVIADSACKDMAPDLEEELLQAMLETATKSDPLGINGRHGLAQYQELGYLSTDHHESVSHTLDYAYSDFCIASCAEKLGQNDIAETYRTASQNYRHLFDAETGYMRARDYQGNFRPDFSPYSWGRDYAECSAIQATLGVLHDIPGLIQLMGGKEAFSNYLLKACQDAPLFETTGYGYEIHEMSEMATAPFGQLAISNQPSFHIPYLFRYSNHPDYTALLIKTLRQKAFHPSWQAYPGDEDNGSLSAWYIWSALGFYPTCPGKPSYDLGIPLFDHLRIYLAKENKWLDIHAKQNHSHFNFVKECRLDKTIVSSLQHQDLLKAEQLTFTLSWLPNHS
- a CDS encoding glycoside hydrolase family 125 protein → MIYSKEIVREWLDEVAERVKDHPEWVDVFERCYTDTLDNTVEILEDGSTFVLTGDIPAMWLRDSTAQLRPYLHVAKKDPLLRQTIAGLVKRQMTLVLKDPYANSFNIEENWKGHHETDHTDLNGWIWERKYEVDSLCYPLQLAYLLWKETGETSQFDETFVAATKEILHLWMVEQDHKNSPYRFVRDTDRKEDTLVNDGFGPDFAVTGMTWSAFRPSDDCCQYSYLIPSNMFAVVVLGYVQEIFAELDLADSQNIVADAKRLQAEIQEGIENYAYTSNSKGEKIYAFEVDGLGNASIMDDPNVPSLLAAPYLGYCDIEDEVYQATRRTILSPENPYFYQGEYASGLGSSHTFYRYIWPIALSIQGLTTRDKAEKKYLLDQLVACDGGTGVMHESFHVDDPTLYSREWFSWANMMFCELVLDYLDIR
- a CDS encoding alpha-mannosidase, translating into MENVVVHIISHSHWDREWYLPFESHRMQLVELFDNLFDLFENDPEFKSFHLDGQTIVLDDYLEIRPENRDKVQGYIDQGKLKIGPFYILQDDYLISSEANVRNTLIGQAECAKWGKSTQIGYFPDTFGNMGQAPQILQKSGIHVAAFGRGVKPIGFDNQVLEDEQFTSQFSEMYWQGADGSRVLGILFANWYSNGNEIPVDKDEALTFWKQKLSDVRDYASTNQWLMMNGCDHQPVQRNLSEAIRVANELFPDVTFVHSSFDDYVHAVESALPEQLSTVTGELTSQETDGWYTLANTSSSRIYLKQAFQENSNLLEQVVEPLTVITGGHNHKDQLTYAWKVLLQNAPHDSICGCSVDEVHREMETRFAKVNQVGNFVKTNLLNEWKGKIATHEAQSDRLFTVINTGLHDKVDTVSTVIDVATCDFKELHPTEGYKKMAALTLPSYRVEDLEGHAVEAKIEDLGANFEYDLPKDKFRQARIARQVRVTVPVHLASLSWTTFQLLEGEQEHRDGIYQNGVIDTPFVTVSVDENITVYDKTTHEAYEDVIRFEDRGDIGNEYIYFQPKGTEPIYAELKGCEVLENTARFAKILLKHELTIPVSADEKLDAEQRGIIEFMTREAGRSEELTTLPLETEMTVFVDNPQIRFKTRFTNTAKDHRIRLLVKTHNTRPSNDSESIYEVVTRPNKPAASWENPENPQHQQAFVSLYDDEKGVTVANKGLHEYEILGDDTIAVTILRASGELGDWGYFPTPEAQCLREFEVEFTLECHQAGERFSAFRRAKAFQTPFTSLQVAKQEGSVAATGSLLSHAALSLPQVCPTAFKVAENEEGYVLRYYNMSQENVRISEHQQTILDLLERPYPVHSGLLAPQEIRTELIKKEDI